In one window of Tenrec ecaudatus isolate mTenEca1 chromosome 3, mTenEca1.hap1, whole genome shotgun sequence DNA:
- the PCDH18 gene encoding protocadherin-18 isoform X1, whose product MRQMSTKMHFVFACALWMVSFSGGALGKNLKYRIYEEQSSGSVIARLSEDVADVLFKLPNPSTVRFRAMQRGKFPHLTVDEGTGEISIGAVIDREQLCHKNLNCSIEFDVITLPTEHLQLFHIEVEVLDINDNSPQFSRALIPIEISESAAVGTRIPLDSASDPDVGENSLHTYSLSDNDFFNIEVRTRTDGAKYAELIVVRELDRELKSSYELQLTASDMGVPQRSGSSILKISISDSNDNSPAFEQQSYIIQLLESAPVGTLLVDLNATDPDEGANGKIVYSFSSHVAPQIIETFKIDSERGHLTLFKQVDYELTKSYEIDVQAQDLGPNSIPAHCKIIIEVVDVNDNKPEIDINLMSPEKEEISYIFEGDPIDKFVALVKVQDKDSGLNGEIVCKLHGHGHFKLQKTYENNYLILTNATLDREKRSEYSLTVIAEDKGTPSLSTVKHFTVQINDINDNPPHFQRSRYEFVISENNLPGAYITTVAATDPDQGENGHVTYTILESFVLGKPITSYVTIDPSNGAIYALQSFDHEEVTQLSFVVEARDGGSPKQLGSNTTVVLTIIDENDNVPMIIEPALRNNTAEISIPKGAESGFHVTRVRAIDRDSGINAELSCSIVAGNEESIFVIDPRSCDIHANVSLDSVPSTEWELAVIVQDKGNPQLHTKVLLKCMVVEYTESVTSTAMTSVSQASLDVSMIIIISLGAICAVLLVIMVLFATRCNREKKDTRSYNCRVAESTYQHHPKRPSRQIHKGDITLVPTVNGTLPIRSHHRASPSSSPTLERGQMGSRQSQNSHQSLNSLVTISSNHVPENFSLELTHATPAVEQVSQLLSMLHQGQYQPRPSFRGNKYSRSYRYALQDMDKFSLKDSGRGDSEAGDSDYDLGRDSPIDRLLGEGFSDLFLTDGRIPAAMRLCTEECRVLGHSDQCWMPPLPSPSSDYRSNMFIPGEEFPAQPQQAHPHPSLEDDIQPADSGEKKKSFSTFGKDSPSDEDTGDSGTSSLLSEMSTVFQRLLPPSLDAYTECSEGDRSNSLERRKAPLAAKTMGYPQGVAAWAASTHFQNPTNNSGPPLGPHSSVQPSSKWLPAMEEIPENYEEDDFDNVLSHLNDGKHELMDASELVAEINKLLQDVRQS is encoded by the exons ATGCGCCAAATGAGTACTAAAATGCACTTTGTGTTTGCGTGTGCACTCTGGATGGTGTCTTTCAGCGGCGGTGCACTGGGCAAGAATTTGAAATACAGGATTTATGAGGAGCAGAGCTCTGGATCAGTCATTGCAAGACTATCCGAGGATGTGGCTGATGTTTTATTTAAGCTGCCCAATCCTTCCACTGTTCGGTTTCGAGCCATGCAAAGGGGGAAATTTCCTCACCTCACGGTGGATGAAGGTACTGGGGAAATCAGCATAGGGGCTGTGATTGACCGGGAACAACTCTGCCACAAAAActtgaactgctccatagagtttgatGTGATCACCCTACCCACCGAGCATCTGCAACTATTCCATATTGAAGTGGAAGTGCTGGATATTAATGACAATTCTCCCCAGTTTTCCAGAGCCCTCATTCCTATTGAGATATCTGAGAGTGCAGCGGTTGGCACTCGGATCCCTCTGGATAGTGCCTCCGATCCAGATGTTGGGGAGAATTCCCTCCACACCTACTCCCTCTCGGACAACGATTTTTTCAATATTGAGGTACGGACCAGGACTGACGGAGCCAAGTATGCAGAACTCATAGTGGTCCGAGAGCTGGATCGGGAGCTGAAGTCAAGCTATGAGCTTCAGCTCACTGCCTCTGACATGGGGGTGCCTCAGAGGTCTGGCTCGTCCATCCTCAAAATAAGCATTTCTGATTCCAACGACAACAGCCCTGCTTTTGAGCAGCAGTCTTATATAATACAACTCTTAGAAAGCGCTCCAGTTGGCACTTTGCTCGTCGACCTGAATGCCACGGATCCAGATGAGGGCGCTAATGGGAAAATTGTCTATTCTTTCAGCAGCCATGTGGCTCCCCAAATTATTGAGACTTTCAAAATTGATTCAGAAAGAGGGCATTTGACTCTTTTCAAGCAAGTGGATTATGAACTCACCAAGTCGTATGAGATTGATGTTCAGGCTCAAGATTTGGGTCCGAATTCTATCCCGGCTCATTGCAAAATTATAATCGAGGTTGTAGATGTGAATGACAATAAACCTGAAATTGACATCAACCTGATGTCTCCTGAAAAAGAAGAAATCTCTTATATTTTTGAAGGGGATCCTATTGACAAGTTTGTTGCTTTGGTCAAGGTTCAGGACAAAGATTCTGGCCTGAATGGAGAAATAGTTTGCAAACTCCATGGGCATGGTCACTTTAAACTTCAGAAGACTTATGAAAACAATTATTTAATCTTGACCAATGCAACGCTGGATAGAGAAAAGCGATCCGAATACAGTTTGACTGTAATTGCCGAGGACAAGGGAACACCCAGTCTCTCTACAGTAAAGCACTTTACTGTTCAAATCAACGATATAAATGACAATCCACCCCACTTCCAGAGAAGCCGATATGAGTTTGTCATTTCAGAGAATAACTTACCAGGAGCATACATCACCACGGTTGCAGCCACAGATCCTGATCAAGGAGAAAATGGGCATGTGACTTACACCATTTTGGAGAGTTTCGTCCTGGGCAAGCCCATCACTTCTTATGTAACTATTGACCCATCCAATGGGGCCATCTATGCGCTCCAAAGCTTTGATCATGAGGAAGTGACGCAGCTCTCCTTTGTAGTTGAAGCAAGAGATGGAGGGAGTCCAAAGCAACTTGGAAGCAACACCACAGTTGTGCTCACCATCATCGACGAAAATGACAATGTCCCCATGATCATAGAGCCCGCGCTACGTAATAACACTGCAGAGATCTCCATCCCCAAAGGGGCAGAAAGTGGCTTTCATGTCACAAGGGTGAGGGCAATCGACAGAGACTCGGGCATAAATGCTGAACTCAGCTGCTCCATAGTAGCAGGAAATGAGGAGAGTATCTTTGTAATTGATCCACGATCCTGTGACATCCATGCCAACGTGAGCTTGGACTCCGTGCCTTCTACAGAATGGGAACTTGCAGTGATCGTCCAGGACAAAGGCAATCCTCAGCTGCACACCAAAGTCCTACTAAAGTGCATGGTCGTCGAGTATACAGAGTCGGTGACAAGTACAGCCATGACTTCAGTAAGCCAGGCGTCTTTGGATGTCTCCATGATTATCATTATTTCTCTAGGAGCGATCTGTGCAGTACTATTGGTTATCATGGTGCTTTTTGCCACCAGGTGTAACCGGGAAAAGAAAGACACGAGATCCTACAATTGCAGGGTAGCAGAATCAACTTATCAGCATCACCCCAAAAGGCCATCCAGGCAGATTCACAAAGGTGACATTACACTGGTACCTACAGTAAATGGCACACTGCCTATCAGGTCTCACCACAGAGCGTCTCCATCTTCATCTCCTACCCTGGAGAGAGGACAAATGGGCAGCCGACAGAGTCAGAACAGCCACCAGTCACTCAATAGTTTGGTGACAATCTCATCAAACCACGTGCCAGAGAATTTCTCATTGGAACTCACCCATGCCACCCCTGCTGTTGAG CAGGTCTCCCAGCTTCTTTCCATGCTTCACCAGGGGCAATATCAGCCCAGGCCGAGCTTTCGAGGAAACAAATATTCCAGGAGCTATAG ATATGCCctgcaagacatggacaaatttagCTTAAAAGACAGTGGCCGTGGTGACAGTGAAGCAGGAGACAGTGATTATGATTTGGGCCGAGATTCTCCTATAGACAGACTTCTGGGCGAAGGATTCAGCGACCTATTCCTCACAGATGGAAGAATTCCAGCAG CGATGAGGCTTTGCACAGAGGAATGCAGGGTTCTGGGCCACTCGGACCAGTGCTGGATGCCGCCTCTGCCCTCGCCCTCCTCCGATTACAGGAGCAACATGTTCATTCCGGGGGAAGAATTTCCAGCCCAACCCCAGCAGGCCCACCCACATCCAagtctggaggatgatatccagCCTGCAGATTCCGGGGAGAAAAAGAAGAGTTTTTCCACCTTTGGGAAGGACTCCCCAAGCGACGAGGACACTGGCGATAGTGGCacctcctctctgctctctgaAATGAGCACCGTGTTCCAGCGCCTCCTGCCCCCTTCCCTGGACGCCTACACAGAGTGCAGTGAGGGCGACCGCTCCAACTCCCTGGAACGCCGGAAGGCGCCCTTGGCCGCCAAAACGATGGGCTACCCGCAAGGGGTTGCTGCCTGGGCAGCCAGTACACACTTTCAAAATCCCACCAACAACTCTGGACCCCCCCTTGGACCGCACTCCAGTGTGCAGCCTTCGTCCAAATGGCTGCCGGCCATGGAGGAGATCCCTGAGAACTATGAGGAAGATGACTTTGACAATGTGCTCAGCCACCTCAACGATGGCAAGCATGAACTCATGGATGCCAGTGAGCTCGTGGCCGAGATTAACAAACTGCTCCAAGACGTCCGCCAGAGCTAG
- the PCDH18 gene encoding protocadherin-18 isoform X2 → MRQMSTKMHFVFACALWMVSFSGGALGKNLKYRIYEEQSSGSVIARLSEDVADVLFKLPNPSTVRFRAMQRGKFPHLTVDEGTGEISIGAVIDREQLCHKNLNCSIEFDVITLPTEHLQLFHIEVEVLDINDNSPQFSRALIPIEISESAAVGTRIPLDSASDPDVGENSLHTYSLSDNDFFNIEVRTRTDGAKYAELIVVRELDRELKSSYELQLTASDMGVPQRSGSSILKISISDSNDNSPAFEQQSYIIQLLESAPVGTLLVDLNATDPDEGANGKIVYSFSSHVAPQIIETFKIDSERGHLTLFKQVDYELTKSYEIDVQAQDLGPNSIPAHCKIIIEVVDVNDNKPEIDINLMSPEKEEISYIFEGDPIDKFVALVKVQDKDSGLNGEIVCKLHGHGHFKLQKTYENNYLILTNATLDREKRSEYSLTVIAEDKGTPSLSTVKHFTVQINDINDNPPHFQRSRYEFVISENNLPGAYITTVAATDPDQGENGHVTYTILESFVLGKPITSYVTIDPSNGAIYALQSFDHEEVTQLSFVVEARDGGSPKQLGSNTTVVLTIIDENDNVPMIIEPALRNNTAEISIPKGAESGFHVTRVRAIDRDSGINAELSCSIVAGNEESIFVIDPRSCDIHANVSLDSVPSTEWELAVIVQDKGNPQLHTKVLLKCMVVEYTESVTSTAMTSVSQASLDVSMIIIISLGAICAVLLVIMVLFATRCNREKKDTRSYNCRVAESTYQHHPKRPSRQIHKGDITLVPTVNGTLPIRSHHRASPSSSPTLERGQMGSRQSQNSHQSLNSLVTISSNHVPENFSLELTHATPAVEVSQLLSMLHQGQYQPRPSFRGNKYSRSYRYALQDMDKFSLKDSGRGDSEAGDSDYDLGRDSPIDRLLGEGFSDLFLTDGRIPAAMRLCTEECRVLGHSDQCWMPPLPSPSSDYRSNMFIPGEEFPAQPQQAHPHPSLEDDIQPADSGEKKKSFSTFGKDSPSDEDTGDSGTSSLLSEMSTVFQRLLPPSLDAYTECSEGDRSNSLERRKAPLAAKTMGYPQGVAAWAASTHFQNPTNNSGPPLGPHSSVQPSSKWLPAMEEIPENYEEDDFDNVLSHLNDGKHELMDASELVAEINKLLQDVRQS, encoded by the exons ATGCGCCAAATGAGTACTAAAATGCACTTTGTGTTTGCGTGTGCACTCTGGATGGTGTCTTTCAGCGGCGGTGCACTGGGCAAGAATTTGAAATACAGGATTTATGAGGAGCAGAGCTCTGGATCAGTCATTGCAAGACTATCCGAGGATGTGGCTGATGTTTTATTTAAGCTGCCCAATCCTTCCACTGTTCGGTTTCGAGCCATGCAAAGGGGGAAATTTCCTCACCTCACGGTGGATGAAGGTACTGGGGAAATCAGCATAGGGGCTGTGATTGACCGGGAACAACTCTGCCACAAAAActtgaactgctccatagagtttgatGTGATCACCCTACCCACCGAGCATCTGCAACTATTCCATATTGAAGTGGAAGTGCTGGATATTAATGACAATTCTCCCCAGTTTTCCAGAGCCCTCATTCCTATTGAGATATCTGAGAGTGCAGCGGTTGGCACTCGGATCCCTCTGGATAGTGCCTCCGATCCAGATGTTGGGGAGAATTCCCTCCACACCTACTCCCTCTCGGACAACGATTTTTTCAATATTGAGGTACGGACCAGGACTGACGGAGCCAAGTATGCAGAACTCATAGTGGTCCGAGAGCTGGATCGGGAGCTGAAGTCAAGCTATGAGCTTCAGCTCACTGCCTCTGACATGGGGGTGCCTCAGAGGTCTGGCTCGTCCATCCTCAAAATAAGCATTTCTGATTCCAACGACAACAGCCCTGCTTTTGAGCAGCAGTCTTATATAATACAACTCTTAGAAAGCGCTCCAGTTGGCACTTTGCTCGTCGACCTGAATGCCACGGATCCAGATGAGGGCGCTAATGGGAAAATTGTCTATTCTTTCAGCAGCCATGTGGCTCCCCAAATTATTGAGACTTTCAAAATTGATTCAGAAAGAGGGCATTTGACTCTTTTCAAGCAAGTGGATTATGAACTCACCAAGTCGTATGAGATTGATGTTCAGGCTCAAGATTTGGGTCCGAATTCTATCCCGGCTCATTGCAAAATTATAATCGAGGTTGTAGATGTGAATGACAATAAACCTGAAATTGACATCAACCTGATGTCTCCTGAAAAAGAAGAAATCTCTTATATTTTTGAAGGGGATCCTATTGACAAGTTTGTTGCTTTGGTCAAGGTTCAGGACAAAGATTCTGGCCTGAATGGAGAAATAGTTTGCAAACTCCATGGGCATGGTCACTTTAAACTTCAGAAGACTTATGAAAACAATTATTTAATCTTGACCAATGCAACGCTGGATAGAGAAAAGCGATCCGAATACAGTTTGACTGTAATTGCCGAGGACAAGGGAACACCCAGTCTCTCTACAGTAAAGCACTTTACTGTTCAAATCAACGATATAAATGACAATCCACCCCACTTCCAGAGAAGCCGATATGAGTTTGTCATTTCAGAGAATAACTTACCAGGAGCATACATCACCACGGTTGCAGCCACAGATCCTGATCAAGGAGAAAATGGGCATGTGACTTACACCATTTTGGAGAGTTTCGTCCTGGGCAAGCCCATCACTTCTTATGTAACTATTGACCCATCCAATGGGGCCATCTATGCGCTCCAAAGCTTTGATCATGAGGAAGTGACGCAGCTCTCCTTTGTAGTTGAAGCAAGAGATGGAGGGAGTCCAAAGCAACTTGGAAGCAACACCACAGTTGTGCTCACCATCATCGACGAAAATGACAATGTCCCCATGATCATAGAGCCCGCGCTACGTAATAACACTGCAGAGATCTCCATCCCCAAAGGGGCAGAAAGTGGCTTTCATGTCACAAGGGTGAGGGCAATCGACAGAGACTCGGGCATAAATGCTGAACTCAGCTGCTCCATAGTAGCAGGAAATGAGGAGAGTATCTTTGTAATTGATCCACGATCCTGTGACATCCATGCCAACGTGAGCTTGGACTCCGTGCCTTCTACAGAATGGGAACTTGCAGTGATCGTCCAGGACAAAGGCAATCCTCAGCTGCACACCAAAGTCCTACTAAAGTGCATGGTCGTCGAGTATACAGAGTCGGTGACAAGTACAGCCATGACTTCAGTAAGCCAGGCGTCTTTGGATGTCTCCATGATTATCATTATTTCTCTAGGAGCGATCTGTGCAGTACTATTGGTTATCATGGTGCTTTTTGCCACCAGGTGTAACCGGGAAAAGAAAGACACGAGATCCTACAATTGCAGGGTAGCAGAATCAACTTATCAGCATCACCCCAAAAGGCCATCCAGGCAGATTCACAAAGGTGACATTACACTGGTACCTACAGTAAATGGCACACTGCCTATCAGGTCTCACCACAGAGCGTCTCCATCTTCATCTCCTACCCTGGAGAGAGGACAAATGGGCAGCCGACAGAGTCAGAACAGCCACCAGTCACTCAATAGTTTGGTGACAATCTCATCAAACCACGTGCCAGAGAATTTCTCATTGGAACTCACCCATGCCACCCCTGCTGTTGAG GTCTCCCAGCTTCTTTCCATGCTTCACCAGGGGCAATATCAGCCCAGGCCGAGCTTTCGAGGAAACAAATATTCCAGGAGCTATAG ATATGCCctgcaagacatggacaaatttagCTTAAAAGACAGTGGCCGTGGTGACAGTGAAGCAGGAGACAGTGATTATGATTTGGGCCGAGATTCTCCTATAGACAGACTTCTGGGCGAAGGATTCAGCGACCTATTCCTCACAGATGGAAGAATTCCAGCAG CGATGAGGCTTTGCACAGAGGAATGCAGGGTTCTGGGCCACTCGGACCAGTGCTGGATGCCGCCTCTGCCCTCGCCCTCCTCCGATTACAGGAGCAACATGTTCATTCCGGGGGAAGAATTTCCAGCCCAACCCCAGCAGGCCCACCCACATCCAagtctggaggatgatatccagCCTGCAGATTCCGGGGAGAAAAAGAAGAGTTTTTCCACCTTTGGGAAGGACTCCCCAAGCGACGAGGACACTGGCGATAGTGGCacctcctctctgctctctgaAATGAGCACCGTGTTCCAGCGCCTCCTGCCCCCTTCCCTGGACGCCTACACAGAGTGCAGTGAGGGCGACCGCTCCAACTCCCTGGAACGCCGGAAGGCGCCCTTGGCCGCCAAAACGATGGGCTACCCGCAAGGGGTTGCTGCCTGGGCAGCCAGTACACACTTTCAAAATCCCACCAACAACTCTGGACCCCCCCTTGGACCGCACTCCAGTGTGCAGCCTTCGTCCAAATGGCTGCCGGCCATGGAGGAGATCCCTGAGAACTATGAGGAAGATGACTTTGACAATGTGCTCAGCCACCTCAACGATGGCAAGCATGAACTCATGGATGCCAGTGAGCTCGTGGCCGAGATTAACAAACTGCTCCAAGACGTCCGCCAGAGCTAG